A stretch of the Parabacteroides timonensis genome encodes the following:
- the hutI gene encoding imidazolonepropionase — protein sequence MKGDKLLIRNASQVVTCSGFQAKKGSEMSDLHVIEDGAVVVSGGIITHVGSTKDILRQVDVEEYLEIDASGRALLPGFVDSHTHFIFGGYREEEFSWRLKGDSYMSIMERGGGIANTVNATRDCDFEQLWSIGYERLDEMLDMGVTTVEGKSGYGLDFETELRQLRVMADLNEEHPVDVVSTYLGAHATPPEYTHQTDDYITYMIEQVLPELRLERTVTFCDVFCEQGVFSLKQSERLLRAARSQRFKLKMHADEIVSLGGAELAARLKVVSADHLLHASDEGIKRMARSGVIATLLPLTAFSLNEPFARGREMIDAGCAVALASDYNPGSSFSCSIPMLFALACIQMKLTVEEAVTALTINGAAALGRANKIGSIDVGKKADLVLLKYPSYKFLPYNVGMNIVDTVIKDGIIYMI from the coding sequence ATGAAAGGAGATAAATTACTGATAAGAAATGCATCGCAGGTCGTTACCTGCTCCGGTTTTCAGGCAAAGAAAGGTTCGGAAATGTCCGACCTGCATGTGATTGAAGATGGAGCGGTAGTCGTATCCGGCGGTATAATCACACATGTCGGCTCAACCAAAGATATTTTACGACAGGTCGATGTGGAGGAATACCTTGAGATTGATGCCAGTGGCCGGGCACTTCTTCCCGGTTTCGTGGATAGTCATACTCATTTTATTTTCGGAGGCTACCGGGAAGAAGAGTTTTCTTGGCGGTTGAAAGGGGATAGTTATATGTCGATCATGGAACGCGGCGGCGGTATAGCCAATACGGTCAATGCCACTCGCGATTGCGACTTCGAGCAATTGTGGAGCATCGGCTACGAGCGGCTCGACGAGATGCTCGATATGGGTGTTACGACAGTAGAAGGAAAAAGCGGATACGGGCTTGATTTCGAAACGGAATTAAGGCAACTGCGCGTTATGGCCGACCTGAACGAGGAACATCCGGTAGACGTGGTTTCCACCTATTTGGGTGCTCATGCCACTCCTCCCGAGTATACCCATCAGACAGACGACTATATCACTTATATGATCGAGCAGGTATTGCCGGAGCTTCGTTTGGAAAGAACAGTTACCTTTTGTGATGTCTTTTGCGAACAAGGTGTATTTTCTCTGAAGCAAAGCGAACGCCTGTTGCGTGCTGCAAGAAGCCAGCGTTTCAAGCTAAAGATGCATGCCGACGAGATCGTATCTCTGGGAGGTGCCGAACTGGCCGCCCGTCTGAAAGTGGTCAGTGCCGACCATCTTCTTCATGCCTCGGACGAAGGTATCAAACGGATGGCACGTAGCGGGGTGATCGCAACCTTGCTTCCGCTTACCGCTTTCTCGCTGAACGAACCGTTCGCCCGTGGACGTGAAATGATAGATGCCGGTTGTGCCGTAGCTCTAGCTTCCGATTACAATCCCGGCAGCAGTTTCTCCTGCTCTATTCCAATGCTGTTTGCTTTGGCCTGTATTCAGATGAAACTGACGGTGGAAGAGGCGGTTACAGCACTGACTATTAATGGAGCCGCCGCCTTGGGACGTGCAAACAAGATTGGTAGTATTGACGTAGGAAAGAAAGCCGACCTGGTTTTATTGAAATATCCTTCTTATAAGTTTCTGCCTTACAATGTAGGAATGAATATTGTGGATACAGTCATCAAGGACGGTATTATTTATATGATCTGA
- a CDS encoding DUF4468 domain-containing protein, whose product MKHLLLFLLFIPSLLIAQEDQKYLAGAVTEDDGKVVFSKEISMPSLSKDQIYDIMYSWAQQYFSEDGRRLVYSDKDKGDIAAVGEEYLVFQSTALSLDRSLINYRVTIECENNSAKIKMTGIRYEYNVSYQREPEKYTAEEWITDKFALNKKKDKLNRGNGKFRRKTIDLADEMFKSADAAFGIQPAGVVTPAYAVAPVQQQTAPATVPAQQITKAPVNNIEVCQGLSAFEPDKIPSTLLNMLPESKMQVTPGDNESLVEHYATWKEMGKMFGKNIASISISPDSEVYKAIKDNDFYTISFTKQDEPETWFMIQCVKQGESTEGTQKIIIGEIINVWIR is encoded by the coding sequence ATGAAACATCTTTTATTATTCCTTTTATTCATTCCTTCTCTGCTTATAGCTCAAGAGGATCAGAAGTATTTAGCCGGTGCTGTAACTGAAGATGACGGCAAAGTTGTATTTTCCAAAGAGATAAGTATGCCCTCCCTTTCAAAGGATCAGATTTATGATATTATGTATTCGTGGGCACAACAATACTTCAGTGAAGACGGACGCCGCCTGGTTTATTCCGATAAAGACAAAGGCGATATCGCAGCCGTAGGTGAAGAATACCTTGTATTCCAAAGCACGGCATTATCGCTGGACCGTTCATTGATAAACTATCGCGTAACGATAGAATGTGAAAATAATTCAGCAAAGATCAAGATGACCGGCATCCGCTACGAATACAACGTATCCTATCAGCGTGAACCCGAAAAATATACTGCGGAAGAGTGGATCACAGACAAATTTGCATTGAACAAGAAAAAAGATAAACTGAACCGTGGTAACGGCAAATTCCGTCGTAAAACCATCGATTTAGCAGACGAAATGTTCAAGAGTGCAGATGCTGCCTTTGGCATCCAGCCGGCAGGTGTTGTCACTCCGGCTTATGCGGTAGCCCCTGTACAACAGCAAACAGCTCCGGCCACAGTTCCCGCACAACAGATAACTAAAGCGCCTGTCAACAACATCGAAGTATGCCAGGGACTGAGCGCATTCGAACCGGACAAAATCCCGTCGACACTGCTGAACATGTTGCCGGAAAGTAAGATGCAGGTAACTCCCGGCGATAATGAAAGTCTGGTAGAACATTATGCCACCTGGAAAGAGATGGGTAAAATGTTTGGAAAGAATATTGCATCTATCTCTATCAGCCCGGATAGCGAAGTATATAAAGCTATTAAAGACAACGATTTCTATACAATTTCTTTCACCAAACAGGATGAACCGGAAACCTGGTTTATGATTCAGTGTGTCAAACAAGGGGAATCAACCGAAGGGACACAAAAAATCATTATCGGTGAAATCATTAACGTATGGATCAGATAA
- a CDS encoding urocanate hydratase, producing the protein MQIHLGRQLPEYPSFVAGIRRAPDRGYTLTPTQTETALKNALRYVPNELHATLAPEFMEELLTRGRIYGYRYRPEGDLKARSIEDYKGNCLEGKAFQVMIDNNLCFDIALYPYELVTYGETGQVCQNWMQYRLIKQYLEVMTQEQTLVIESGHPLGLFRSKPEAPRVIITNSMMVGLFDNQKDWHIAAQMGVANYGQMTAGGWMYIGPQGIVHGTFNTLLNAGRLKLGIPQDKDLRGHLFVSSGLGGMSGAQPKAAVIAGAACIVAEVDFSRIETRRSQGWVQLVTADKAEAFRLAKKAQAAKEPLSIAFHGNIVDLLEYAGAESVHIDLLSDQTSCHAVYEGGYCPAGISFEERTRLLSDDHDRFCTLVDQSLCRHYEIIKKLVASGTYFFDYGNSFMKAIYDAGVKEISRNGIDEKDGFIWPSYVEDIMGPELFDYGYGPFRWVCLSGKHEDLIKTDHAAMDCIDPERRGQDRDNYNWIRDAEKNRLVVGTQARILYQDAEGRLKIALRFNRMVRGGEIGPVMLGRDHHDVSGTDSPFRETANIYDGSNVMADMAVQCFAGNAARGMSLVALHNGGGVGIGKAINGGFGMLLDGSERVDEILRSAMLWDVMGGVARRSWARNPHAIETCEVFNKKNEDQYHITIPYIPQETLIHQIVETSLNI; encoded by the coding sequence ATGCAAATACATCTTGGTCGCCAACTACCGGAATATCCTTCTTTTGTTGCCGGTATCCGCCGCGCTCCTGATCGCGGCTATACGCTTACGCCCACACAAACCGAAACAGCATTGAAAAATGCTTTAAGGTATGTACCCAATGAACTTCATGCAACGTTAGCCCCCGAATTTATGGAGGAACTTCTTACCCGTGGAAGGATATACGGCTATCGTTATCGTCCCGAGGGAGATTTGAAAGCACGTTCGATTGAAGATTATAAAGGGAATTGCCTGGAAGGGAAAGCTTTTCAGGTGATGATAGATAACAATCTCTGTTTCGATATTGCCTTGTATCCCTACGAATTGGTTACTTATGGCGAAACCGGTCAAGTTTGTCAGAACTGGATGCAATACCGGCTTATCAAGCAGTATCTGGAAGTAATGACACAGGAACAGACACTGGTTATCGAGTCAGGCCATCCTTTGGGATTGTTCCGGTCGAAGCCGGAAGCTCCGCGGGTCATCATCACAAATTCGATGATGGTCGGTTTGTTCGACAACCAGAAAGACTGGCATATTGCCGCCCAGATGGGAGTGGCTAATTATGGACAGATGACGGCCGGAGGATGGATGTACATCGGTCCGCAAGGTATCGTTCATGGTACGTTCAATACGCTATTGAATGCCGGTCGCCTGAAATTAGGCATCCCGCAGGATAAAGACCTTAGAGGCCATCTTTTTGTCTCTTCCGGGTTGGGCGGTATGAGCGGGGCACAACCGAAAGCAGCGGTTATAGCCGGGGCAGCCTGCATTGTTGCCGAAGTCGACTTTTCACGTATCGAGACACGGCGTTCACAAGGATGGGTACAGCTGGTTACTGCTGATAAAGCGGAGGCTTTCCGTTTGGCAAAGAAAGCGCAGGCTGCGAAAGAGCCGCTTTCGATAGCCTTTCATGGTAACATTGTCGACCTGCTGGAATATGCCGGAGCGGAATCTGTTCATATCGATCTCTTGAGTGACCAGACATCCTGCCATGCCGTCTACGAAGGTGGCTATTGTCCGGCAGGCATCAGTTTTGAGGAACGGACACGGCTGTTGTCGGATGATCATGATAGGTTTTGTACTTTAGTCGATCAGTCGTTATGCAGGCATTATGAGATAATAAAGAAGCTGGTGGCCTCGGGTACCTATTTCTTCGATTATGGCAATTCATTTATGAAAGCGATTTACGATGCCGGAGTAAAAGAAATATCCAGGAACGGAATAGATGAGAAAGACGGTTTTATCTGGCCTTCTTATGTGGAAGATATTATGGGGCCTGAACTGTTCGATTACGGCTATGGACCTTTCCGCTGGGTATGCCTGAGCGGTAAACATGAAGATTTAATAAAAACAGACCATGCGGCAATGGATTGTATCGATCCGGAACGCAGGGGACAAGACCGGGATAATTATAACTGGATACGCGATGCCGAAAAGAACCGGCTGGTGGTCGGTACGCAGGCCCGTATCTTGTATCAGGATGCTGAAGGGCGGTTGAAGATAGCTCTCCGCTTTAACCGGATGGTACGTGGTGGTGAGATCGGCCCTGTTATGTTAGGCCGCGACCACCACGACGTAAGTGGAACAGATTCGCCTTTCCGTGAAACAGCCAATATTTATGACGGTAGTAACGTAATGGCCGATATGGCCGTGCAATGTTTTGCCGGAAATGCTGCACGTGGAATGAGCCTGGTTGCTCTCCATAACGGTGGAGGAGTAGGAATCGGTAAGGCTATAAACGGTGGCTTCGGCATGTTGCTCGACGGAAGCGAACGGGTGGACGAAATATTACGTTCTGCCATGCTGTGGGATGTCATGGGAGGCGTGGCACGCCGGTCATGGGCCCGTAACCCGCATGCAATCGAGACCTGTGAAGTATTTAATAAGAAAAATGAAGATCAGTATCATATAACGATTCCTTATATTCCACAGGAAACGTTGATACACCAAATAGTAGAGACCTCTTTAAATATCTGA
- the ftcD gene encoding glutamate formimidoyltransferase — translation MSSWSKIMECVPNFSEGRDLGKIEKIIEPFRARQGVKLLDYSNDEDHNRLVVTVVGEPEALKAALLEAVGQAVALIDLTCHTGQHPRMGAVDVVPFIPIKGCTMEEAVGLSKEVGEQIAALYNVPVFLYEKSASAPYRENLAAVRKGEFEGMADKIKLPEWQPDFGPAERHPTAGTVAVGARMPLVAYNVNLGTANLEIASDIAKKIRFIGGGLRYCKAMGVELKERGITQVSINMTDYTRTALYRAFELVKVEARRYGVPVVGSEIIGLVPMEALIDTASFYLGLENFSMNQVLEARIME, via the coding sequence ATGAGTAGTTGGAGTAAGATAATGGAATGTGTTCCCAATTTTAGTGAAGGAAGAGATTTGGGGAAGATAGAAAAAATAATAGAGCCATTCAGAGCCAGACAGGGAGTCAAATTGTTAGATTATAGTAATGATGAAGATCATAACCGTCTGGTGGTAACCGTGGTCGGTGAACCCGAGGCATTGAAGGCTGCTCTGCTGGAAGCTGTCGGACAGGCTGTAGCGTTAATAGATCTGACTTGTCATACCGGACAGCATCCGAGGATGGGAGCTGTCGATGTCGTACCGTTCATTCCTATTAAAGGATGTACGATGGAGGAAGCAGTCGGTTTATCGAAGGAGGTAGGCGAACAGATCGCTGCTTTGTATAATGTGCCTGTATTCCTTTATGAAAAGTCGGCCTCGGCCCCTTACCGTGAAAACCTGGCAGCTGTCAGGAAAGGCGAGTTTGAAGGAATGGCGGATAAGATTAAATTGCCGGAATGGCAACCGGACTTCGGACCGGCCGAACGCCACCCGACAGCCGGAACCGTTGCTGTGGGCGCACGCATGCCGCTGGTAGCTTATAATGTGAATCTCGGTACGGCAAATCTGGAAATAGCTAGCGATATCGCGAAGAAGATCCGTTTTATAGGCGGTGGCCTGCGTTATTGCAAAGCTATGGGAGTAGAGTTGAAAGAGCGCGGAATCACACAGGTTTCCATAAATATGACCGATTATACCCGTACGGCCCTGTACCGTGCATTCGAACTGGTCAAGGTGGAAGCACGGCGTTACGGAGTGCCGGTGGTTGGAAGTGAGATAATCGGATTGGTTCCGATGGAAGCATTGATCGATACGGCGTCTTTTTACCTGGGGTTGGAGAACTTTTCGATGAACCAGGTGTTAGAAGCCAGAATAATGGAATAA
- a CDS encoding endonuclease/exonuclease/phosphatase family protein, whose product MSEGLKTLGLLFKSLFVLANVLVVVLFVASAYSDRVSPDTALVFSYLGLAFPILCVLNLCFVLYWLFLWEWRFLLIGLSAFLICWGPVKKYFPYHTHVKDIPKENTLKVLTYNVMGFAYKDHTKESPNKIVQYIADSGADIVCLQEYAVSRSDKFLTSQKLYKAFDMYPYRSIIPISSSGYMNFGIAVFSKYPISNSRRIKYESESNGSSVHELNVNGKKLTLINNHLESFKLTMEDRSRYTAFIKNIGTDTFDGIKGALEQKLGPAFKIRARQADAVGAEVEKAKGDYILVCGDFNDTPISYAHRTIQGPLVDSFAESGRGMGVTYNQNMFLFRIDNILHSPNMKSVNCTVDKIRYSDHYPLWCYLTMED is encoded by the coding sequence ATGAGTGAAGGCCTGAAAACACTAGGACTATTATTCAAATCATTGTTCGTACTGGCCAATGTTTTGGTTGTTGTGCTGTTTGTCGCTTCAGCTTACTCAGATCGTGTGTCTCCGGATACAGCCCTTGTTTTTTCTTACCTGGGGTTGGCGTTTCCCATTTTATGTGTCTTGAATCTCTGTTTTGTTCTCTATTGGTTGTTCCTGTGGGAATGGCGCTTCTTATTGATCGGGTTAAGTGCTTTTCTAATTTGTTGGGGACCGGTAAAGAAGTATTTTCCTTATCATACCCATGTCAAAGATATTCCGAAGGAGAATACGCTGAAAGTACTGACTTATAATGTGATGGGGTTTGCCTATAAGGATCATACCAAAGAATCGCCTAATAAAATTGTGCAATATATAGCCGATTCGGGAGCGGATATTGTTTGTTTGCAGGAATATGCCGTCAGTAGATCAGATAAGTTTCTGACTTCTCAAAAATTATATAAAGCGTTCGATATGTATCCCTACCGTTCGATAATTCCTATCAGTTCGTCCGGTTATATGAATTTTGGCATTGCGGTATTCTCTAAATATCCTATTTCGAACTCACGCAGGATAAAATACGAGAGCGAATCTAATGGGTCGTCTGTTCATGAGCTGAATGTGAATGGAAAAAAGTTGACATTGATTAATAATCACCTCGAATCATTTAAGTTGACGATGGAAGATCGAAGCCGTTATACTGCATTTATTAAAAACATCGGGACAGATACTTTCGATGGTATAAAAGGTGCTTTGGAACAGAAGCTAGGACCAGCTTTCAAAATACGGGCCAGACAGGCCGATGCAGTAGGTGCTGAAGTGGAAAAGGCCAAAGGCGATTATATCCTGGTTTGTGGCGACTTCAATGACACACCGATCTCATATGCCCACCGGACTATCCAAGGTCCATTGGTCGATTCATTTGCCGAATCGGGCAGGGGGATGGGGGTTACGTATAACCAGAATATGTTCTTGTTTCGTATAGATAATATTCTGCATTCTCCGAATATGAAGTCTGTGAATTGTACCGTTGATAAGATTCGTTATTCAGACCACTATCCTTTGTGGTGTTATCTGACAATGGAAGACTAA
- a CDS encoding rhomboid family intramembrane serine protease, with protein MDGIFTNLKSTFRAGNILAKLIYINVGLFILIRLMGVIFLLFNIPGISFLQYLQMPSSPELLLYRPWTVITYMFTHFDFLHILFNMLWLYWFGGLFLNFFSERQLGGLYLLGGIAGAVLFMLAYNIFPYFQTVASSSYLMGASASVMAIVFAVSFYRKDLEINLFLIGRIKLMYLALFTFVIDLLAITSDNAGGHIAHIGGALFGIWFAMRIKEGKDLTAPMNRLLDWVVNLGKRKPKMKVTYKRAETDYEYNARKNRESADLDAILDKLKRSGYESLSADEKRQLFDASKK; from the coding sequence ATGGACGGTATTTTTACTAATCTGAAGAGTACGTTCCGGGCAGGAAATATATTGGCAAAGCTCATTTATATAAATGTAGGGCTTTTTATCCTGATCCGGCTGATGGGGGTGATTTTTCTTCTCTTCAATATCCCCGGAATATCTTTTTTGCAATATTTGCAGATGCCTTCATCGCCTGAGTTGCTATTATACCGCCCCTGGACGGTTATTACTTATATGTTCACCCATTTTGACTTTCTGCATATTTTATTTAATATGTTGTGGTTATATTGGTTTGGAGGACTGTTTTTGAATTTCTTCAGCGAACGACAGTTGGGAGGATTGTATCTGTTGGGTGGTATTGCAGGTGCGGTTCTGTTTATGCTGGCCTATAATATTTTCCCATATTTCCAGACGGTAGCATCTTCCAGTTATCTGATGGGAGCTTCCGCTTCGGTAATGGCAATTGTTTTTGCCGTTTCATTTTACCGGAAAGATTTGGAGATTAATTTATTCCTCATAGGGCGTATCAAACTGATGTATTTAGCCCTGTTTACCTTTGTGATCGATTTGTTGGCTATTACATCCGATAATGCCGGTGGGCATATCGCTCATATTGGCGGGGCTTTATTCGGGATCTGGTTTGCAATGCGTATTAAGGAAGGAAAAGACCTGACTGCTCCGATGAATCGTTTGTTGGACTGGGTGGTGAACCTGGGAAAAAGAAAGCCGAAGATGAAAGTGACGTATAAACGTGCTGAAACGGATTACGAATATAATGCCCGTAAGAACCGGGAGTCGGCCGATCTCGACGCTATTCTGGATAAATTGAAACGCTCCGGATATGAAAGCCTTTCTGCCGATGAAAAAAGACAATTATTTGATGCAAGCAAAAAATGA
- the secDF gene encoding protein translocase subunit SecDF has protein sequence MQNKGFVKVFAVLLTLVCLFYLSFSFVTRYYNNKAAEYAGGDPSKESLYLDSLSTQKVWLGYTLKQCREMEISLGLDLKGGMNVVLELNVADVIRSLSNNNQDENFNKALTSAYARQATSQKDFIDLFAEEYKNLDSGARLSAIFSTFELKDKITPQSTDAQVVSVLKDELKSAIDNSFNVLRTRIDRFGVVSPNIQRLETAGRILVELPGVKEPERVRKLLQGSANLEFWETYQLPEVYQQLVAADNILATVLKEHNDEASATETETVSTDGADTTVTETATVDESANTNEADSLLAQIAKDKPEAQANQSMEEFAKQHPLFALLQINQYNGQLGRGASVGVANVRDIPKINEYLAMKQVKDVLPRNLSLKWGVKAIDEKEQYFELYAIKVTNRDGSPALGGDVVTDANADFVQQVGRSEQQVSMSMNAEGAKSWARLTKENIGKSIAIVLDDMVYSAPNVNDEITGGRSSITGHFTPEEAKDLANVLKSGKMAASVHIVQEDVVGPSLGQEAISSGVISFALALILLMVYMCAFYGIIPGLIADGALVLNIFFTMGILASFQAVLTLPGIAGMVLTLGMAVDANVLIYERTKEELRAGKSLGKAIADGYSNAFSAIFDSNLTSIITGVVLFYFGTGPIRGFATTMIIGLFASFLTAVFLTRIVYEALLAKDKLKNVTFVTSITKDLLTNPKINFLGARKVGYIIPAVIILLGAISMSTIGLNNGIDFTGGRNYIVRFDQDVKTDEVRNMLDEKLDGAVSVITIGTPDQVRISTNYKIEDADPAVDQEIESLLFEGVKTLLPADVTLDKFTTTYIQSSQKVGPSMADDIKNSAIMAVIFAMFCMAAYILLRFRDWAFSVGAFASVAVTTLCIISFYTLLWKLLPFSMEVDQTFIAAILTIIGYSINDTVVVFDRIRETIGLYPKRDRYQVINDALNSTLSRTFNTSLTTLVVVLCIFILGGSTIRSFTFAILLGIVVGTYSTLFIATPIAYEIQKRKINKKAAAELAK, from the coding sequence ATGCAAAACAAGGGATTTGTAAAGGTCTTCGCTGTGTTACTTACGCTTGTATGTTTGTTCTATCTATCGTTCTCATTTGTAACAAGATATTACAACAATAAAGCCGCTGAGTATGCAGGAGGGGATCCGTCGAAAGAGAGTCTTTATTTAGACTCATTATCTACTCAGAAGGTATGGTTGGGCTATACGCTCAAGCAGTGCCGTGAAATGGAAATTAGTTTAGGACTTGACCTGAAAGGCGGTATGAACGTCGTTCTGGAGTTGAATGTGGCTGATGTAATCCGTTCGCTGTCAAACAATAACCAGGATGAAAACTTCAATAAAGCTTTAACTTCAGCTTATGCTCGTCAGGCAACCAGTCAGAAGGACTTTATTGACTTGTTTGCAGAAGAGTACAAGAACCTGGACAGTGGCGCACGTTTGTCTGCCATATTCAGTACATTTGAACTGAAAGATAAAATTACTCCGCAGAGCACAGATGCTCAGGTTGTTTCTGTATTGAAAGATGAGTTGAAAAGTGCTATCGATAACTCGTTTAACGTATTACGTACTCGTATCGACCGTTTCGGTGTAGTTTCTCCGAACATTCAACGTCTGGAAACAGCAGGTCGTATCCTGGTGGAACTTCCGGGTGTGAAAGAACCGGAACGTGTTCGTAAATTGTTGCAGGGTAGCGCTAACCTGGAATTCTGGGAAACTTATCAGTTACCGGAAGTGTATCAGCAGTTGGTTGCTGCCGATAATATTCTGGCAACAGTATTGAAAGAACATAATGACGAAGCTTCTGCAACTGAAACAGAAACTGTTTCTACTGACGGTGCTGATACGACTGTAACGGAAACTGCTACTGTTGATGAAAGTGCAAATACAAACGAAGCTGATTCACTGTTGGCTCAGATCGCTAAGGATAAACCGGAGGCTCAGGCTAACCAGTCGATGGAAGAGTTTGCAAAACAGCATCCGTTGTTTGCTTTATTGCAGATCAACCAGTACAACGGTCAGTTAGGTCGTGGCGCTTCTGTGGGTGTGGCTAATGTAAGAGACATCCCTAAGATCAACGAATACCTTGCAATGAAGCAGGTAAAAGATGTATTGCCTCGTAACCTTTCTTTGAAATGGGGTGTTAAGGCAATCGACGAAAAAGAACAATATTTCGAATTATATGCTATCAAGGTTACTAACCGTGACGGTTCACCTGCTTTAGGTGGTGACGTGGTGACTGACGCTAACGCTGACTTCGTTCAGCAGGTAGGTCGTTCAGAACAACAGGTTAGCATGAGCATGAACGCAGAAGGAGCTAAATCATGGGCTCGTCTGACAAAAGAAAATATCGGTAAATCTATCGCTATCGTTTTGGATGATATGGTTTATTCAGCTCCGAATGTAAACGATGAAATTACCGGAGGACGTTCTTCTATCACAGGTCATTTCACTCCGGAAGAAGCGAAGGACTTGGCAAACGTATTGAAATCAGGTAAGATGGCTGCTTCGGTACATATCGTACAGGAAGACGTTGTCGGTCCGTCACTGGGTCAGGAAGCTATCAGTTCAGGTGTTATCTCATTTGCGCTGGCTTTGATCCTGTTGATGGTTTATATGTGTGCATTCTACGGAATTATCCCGGGTCTGATTGCAGACGGTGCACTGGTATTGAACATCTTCTTCACAATGGGTATCCTTGCTTCTTTCCAGGCAGTACTTACTTTGCCGGGTATCGCCGGTATGGTGTTGACGCTGGGTATGGCGGTCGATGCAAACGTGTTGATCTACGAACGTACAAAAGAAGAACTTCGTGCTGGTAAATCGTTAGGCAAGGCTATTGCCGATGGTTATAGCAATGCGTTCTCTGCTATTTTCGACTCAAACTTAACATCTATCATTACCGGTGTCGTATTGTTCTATTTCGGTACAGGTCCTATCCGTGGTTTCGCAACTACCATGATCATCGGTCTGTTCGCTTCTTTCCTTACTGCAGTCTTCCTGACTCGTATCGTTTATGAAGCATTACTGGCTAAAGATAAACTGAAGAATGTAACATTTGTAACTTCAATTACAAAAGACCTGTTGACTAATCCGAAGATCAACTTCCTCGGAGCCCGTAAAGTAGGTTATATTATTCCTGCTGTTATTATCCTGCTGGGAGCTATCTCTATGTCAACAATCGGTTTGAACAATGGTATCGACTTCACCGGTGGACGTAACTATATCGTTCGTTTCGACCAGGATGTGAAGACGGACGAAGTTCGTAATATGTTGGATGAAAAATTGGACGGTGCTGTAAGTGTTATCACTATCGGTACCCCGGATCAGGTTCGTATCTCTACCAACTATAAGATCGAAGATGCAGATCCAGCAGTAGACCAGGAAATCGAATCACTGTTGTTCGAAGGCGTTAAAACGTTGCTTCCTGCAGATGTGACTTTGGATAAGTTCACAACAACTTATATCCAGAGCTCACAGAAGGTAGGACCGAGTATGGCTGACGACATCAAGAATAGTGCTATCATGGCCGTTATCTTCGCTATGTTCTGTATGGCGGCTTATATCCTGCTTCGTTTCCGTGACTGGGCTTTCTCTGTAGGAGCATTTGCTTCAGTTGCAGTAACAACATTGTGTATCATTTCTTTCTATACATTATTATGGAAGTTGTTACCGTTCTCTATGGAAGTCGACCAGACGTTTATCGCGGCTATCCTGACGATTATCGGTTACTCTATCAATGATACCGTGGTTGTATTCGACCGTATCCGTGAAACGATCGGTCTGTATCCGAAGCGCGACCGTTACCAGGTGATCAATGATGCATTGAACTCTACATTGTCTCGTACATTCAATACATCATTAACAACATTGGTTGTTGTACTTTGTATCTTTATCCTTGGTGGTAGCACAATCCGTAGCTTTACGTTCGCTATCCTGCTGGGTATCGTAGTCGGAACATATTCAACATTGTTCATTGCAACTCCGATCGCATACGAAATACAGAAAAGAAAGATCAATAAGAAAGCGGCTGCTGAATTAGCAAAATAA
- a CDS encoding DUF4468 domain-containing protein, protein MDQIIMKTTKNILLLLILMCPLLAIAQGHKGSVESCAPMKEGKVCYSDEVDAEGMKKGELFNAIDKWARKNYGKDVFLSSVTSSKSKGTINVNSKVELLLNDTDKTIVKYKMRIYCYDEKYNIELTDISYQYDPKNEKKFKTYPAENVIANNGKSNTISVIKDPLLFCNATFFFAENLFGDVFDATQED, encoded by the coding sequence ATGGATCAGATAATCATGAAAACGACAAAAAACATACTGTTGCTGTTGATCTTGATGTGTCCCTTGCTGGCGATAGCCCAGGGGCACAAAGGTTCTGTAGAATCATGCGCTCCCATGAAAGAAGGGAAAGTTTGCTATAGTGATGAAGTCGATGCAGAAGGGATGAAAAAAGGCGAATTGTTCAATGCCATCGACAAGTGGGCCAGAAAAAATTACGGTAAGGATGTATTCCTGTCGAGCGTAACGTCCAGTAAGTCGAAAGGAACAATCAATGTAAATTCAAAGGTGGAGTTACTTCTGAACGACACAGACAAAACGATCGTCAAATATAAAATGAGAATATACTGTTATGATGAAAAGTATAACATCGAACTGACGGATATCTCTTACCAGTACGATCCGAAAAACGAGAAGAAGTTCAAAACCTATCCTGCAGAGAATGTCATAGCCAACAACGGCAAGTCAAACACTATTTCTGTTATTAAAGACCCTCTGTTATTCTGCAATGCCACTTTCTTTTTTGCAGAAAATCTGTTCGGAGATGTATTTGACGCAACACAAGAGGACTAA